A stretch of the Archangium violaceum genome encodes the following:
- a CDS encoding glycosyltransferase family 39 protein produces MSWRAPAFWLAWALLLALALAARGADWRNVFVEGRVELVPTDSHYYVRFARLQQRAFPRFEPFDPYINHPTGASIIWPPLHTWSVALLLGLDPENPERAAAWVDPLLALLELGLLSLLVRRWLGDAVALATLALLALVPAAVQAGALGNADHHVHEPTLAALCALMLGQALRLRRLTHGAATGAVLGLAPLLTTSGFVLLPSLAAALPLAALLNRDAPGPGVGRLGLALALGAAVVLTVGVVAFGEPTSLAYHGLTSFQPLFALALLGGASGLATLLERRRGWMLPLGLALLCALPLVPELSRALHHLLLGDPLLAAVMESRPLWKDLDFASELLGPMLLLLPPGLAVAGARLWKQRDVALAPVFLGALSLTAASLLQARFTQALTGSGALLLASSLGGALRDMRPTLRRVSTVLLVLTGLPLLAEALPHPRDTGPGLLGPIRPMMAWMREHTPSPSSPWDVHTPPAWGVIAQYDMGHLLVLWAERPAVATPFSQVPVHQHANARATAVLGAATEEEAYALARELSARYLLLTPFRSLLGHPGRSLDGTVSPWLHEHAGMATGARAASTHFRLVHDSAESLQGHPERPYARLFEVLPGAVLHGRCAPQAPVMALLELETARGQSLRYEPRTTAGPDGSFTLRVAYPSSRDTHEADVLARGPYSIRCAGGGGSALVSEQAVREGQQVEVVLDSP; encoded by the coding sequence GTGAGCTGGCGCGCTCCAGCATTCTGGCTGGCCTGGGCCCTGCTGCTCGCGCTCGCGCTGGCCGCTCGCGGCGCGGACTGGCGCAATGTCTTCGTGGAGGGCCGGGTCGAGCTCGTCCCCACCGACTCCCACTATTACGTCCGCTTCGCCCGTCTCCAGCAGCGGGCCTTCCCCCGCTTCGAGCCCTTCGACCCGTACATCAACCACCCCACCGGCGCCTCCATCATCTGGCCGCCCCTGCATACCTGGAGCGTGGCCCTCCTCCTCGGGCTGGACCCGGAGAACCCCGAGCGGGCCGCCGCATGGGTGGACCCCCTCCTCGCCCTCCTCGAGCTGGGTCTGCTCTCCCTGCTCGTCCGCCGCTGGCTGGGTGATGCCGTGGCGCTCGCCACACTCGCCCTGCTGGCCCTCGTGCCGGCGGCGGTGCAGGCCGGAGCGCTCGGCAACGCGGACCACCATGTCCATGAACCCACCCTCGCGGCGCTCTGCGCGCTGATGCTGGGTCAGGCCCTCCGCCTCCGCCGACTCACGCATGGCGCGGCCACGGGCGCGGTGCTGGGCCTCGCGCCGCTGCTCACCACCAGCGGCTTCGTCCTGCTGCCGAGCCTCGCCGCCGCCCTCCCCCTGGCCGCCCTGCTGAACCGTGACGCACCGGGCCCCGGAGTGGGCCGCCTGGGGCTGGCCCTGGCCCTGGGGGCCGCCGTGGTGCTCACCGTGGGCGTGGTGGCGTTCGGCGAGCCCACGTCCCTCGCCTACCACGGCCTCACCTCCTTCCAACCCCTCTTCGCCCTGGCCCTGCTCGGTGGAGCCTCGGGCCTCGCCACCCTCCTCGAGCGCCGCCGAGGCTGGATGCTCCCGCTCGGCCTCGCCCTGCTCTGCGCCCTGCCGCTCGTGCCGGAGCTGTCCCGTGCCCTCCACCACCTCCTGCTCGGCGACCCGCTCCTCGCCGCCGTCATGGAGTCCCGTCCCCTCTGGAAGGATCTGGACTTCGCGAGCGAGCTGCTCGGCCCGATGCTCCTCCTGCTCCCTCCGGGCCTCGCCGTCGCGGGCGCGCGTCTGTGGAAGCAGCGGGACGTCGCCCTGGCCCCCGTCTTCCTCGGAGCGCTCTCACTCACCGCGGCATCCCTGCTCCAGGCCCGCTTCACCCAGGCCCTCACCGGCAGCGGGGCACTCCTGCTCGCGTCCAGCCTGGGGGGAGCCCTGCGTGACATGCGCCCGACGCTCCGGCGCGTTTCGACCGTCCTCCTCGTCCTCACGGGGCTGCCCCTGCTCGCCGAGGCCCTGCCCCACCCGCGCGACACCGGACCGGGCCTCCTCGGCCCCATCCGCCCCATGATGGCGTGGATGCGCGAGCACACCCCGTCCCCCTCGTCGCCCTGGGATGTCCACACGCCCCCCGCCTGGGGCGTCATCGCCCAGTACGACATGGGGCACCTGCTGGTCCTCTGGGCCGAGCGCCCCGCCGTGGCCACCCCCTTCTCCCAGGTGCCCGTGCATCAGCACGCCAATGCCCGGGCCACCGCCGTGCTCGGAGCCGCCACCGAAGAGGAGGCCTACGCCCTCGCCCGGGAACTGTCCGCGCGCTACCTCCTGCTCACCCCCTTTCGATCCCTGCTCGGCCACCCCGGTCGGTCGCTGGACGGCACTGTCTCGCCCTGGCTCCACGAACACGCGGGCATGGCCACCGGAGCGCGCGCCGCCAGCACCCACTTCCGCCTCGTCCATGACTCGGCCGAGTCCCTCCAGGGCCATCCCGAGCGCCCCTACGCCCGACTCTTCGAGGTGCTACCAGGAGCCGTGCTCCACGGCCGCTGCGCCCCCCAGGCCCCCGTGATGGCCCTGCTGGAGCTGGAGACGGCCCGCGGCCAATCCCTCCGCTACGAGCCGCGCACCACCGCCGGACCCGACGGCTCCTTCACCTTGCGCGTGGCCTACCCGTCCTCTCGAGATACCCACGAGGCCGACGTGCTCGCCCGCGGCCCCTACAGCATCCGCTGCGCCGGCGGCGGTGGATCCGCCCTCGTCTCCGAGCAGGCCGTCCGTGAGGGACAGCAGGTGGAGGTGGTACTCGACTCCCCCTGA
- a CDS encoding MutS-related protein has translation MRASVMTPASETSSPNRTYTERRAAAEAELKRLDAVSARYANLRALVFISGAAVALLVLFSRLPRTWWWAAGAALAVYGVLAVLHHQVFLREERQRLYVQLNERGLARLTRAWHDFAERGERFLTGSHLYATDLDVFGQGSVFQLMNETATRAGEERLAAWLSWPAQAEVVRARQGAARELVPRLDFRQDVCVEARTVAREKADPGLFIQWAESGPSLSTIRWARPVAVVLPLVTLALFVLGRFDVLPRPLWYIGLLAQLAVAVATRNPLRAMEERMSAGERGFVRYAPVFERVERERFEHPELRRVQSGLQREGEAPVSTRLKSFSRLYSFVEFKRHQFHPIVHLFTLWDIHSLFALERWRERHGAQVRGWFDALAELEALSCLAGLAYDRPGFTWPTLEEGGPKVKATGVGHPLLDEPVLNDVELPGPGCALLLTGSNMSGKTTLLRALGLNSVLALAGAPVCARSFTLTPLQVLTSMRVKDSLERGVSYFYAEVQRIKAVLDAAVAAKGHALFLLDEILLGTNTRERQIASREVLRLLLKTGACGGVTTHDLSLANLAEEHGGKVVNMHFRDHLENGKMVFDYKLRAGVVDTTNALRVLKMAGVPVEDPEQSPPSSESGLG, from the coding sequence ATGCGCGCGTCCGTGATGACTCCAGCCTCCGAGACCTCCTCTCCGAACCGCACGTACACCGAGCGCCGCGCCGCCGCCGAGGCGGAGCTGAAGCGATTGGATGCGGTCAGCGCCCGTTACGCCAACCTGCGCGCCCTGGTGTTCATCTCGGGCGCCGCGGTGGCATTGCTCGTTTTGTTCAGCCGGCTGCCGAGGACGTGGTGGTGGGCGGCCGGGGCGGCGCTGGCCGTGTACGGGGTGCTGGCGGTGCTGCACCACCAGGTCTTCCTGCGCGAGGAGCGGCAGCGGCTGTACGTGCAGCTCAACGAGCGCGGACTGGCGCGGCTGACCCGGGCCTGGCACGACTTCGCCGAGCGGGGCGAGCGCTTCCTGACGGGCTCGCACCTGTACGCGACGGACCTGGACGTCTTCGGGCAGGGCAGCGTCTTCCAGCTCATGAACGAAACGGCGACCCGGGCGGGCGAGGAGCGGCTCGCGGCGTGGCTGTCCTGGCCGGCGCAGGCGGAGGTGGTCCGGGCGAGGCAGGGCGCGGCGCGCGAGCTGGTGCCGCGGTTGGATTTCCGCCAGGACGTGTGCGTGGAAGCGCGCACGGTGGCCAGGGAGAAGGCGGACCCGGGACTGTTCATCCAGTGGGCGGAGAGCGGCCCCTCGCTCTCGACCATCCGGTGGGCCAGGCCGGTGGCGGTGGTGCTTCCGCTGGTGACGTTGGCGCTCTTCGTGCTGGGACGCTTCGACGTGCTGCCCCGGCCGCTGTGGTACATCGGCCTGCTGGCGCAGCTCGCGGTGGCGGTGGCGACGCGCAACCCGCTGCGGGCGATGGAGGAGCGGATGAGCGCGGGCGAGCGCGGCTTCGTGCGCTACGCGCCCGTCTTCGAGCGGGTGGAGCGGGAGCGGTTCGAGCACCCGGAGCTGCGGCGGGTGCAGTCGGGCCTGCAGCGCGAGGGGGAGGCGCCGGTGTCGACCCGCCTGAAGAGCTTCAGCCGGCTCTACTCCTTCGTGGAGTTCAAGCGGCACCAGTTCCACCCCATCGTGCACCTCTTCACGCTGTGGGACATCCACTCGCTATTCGCCCTGGAGCGGTGGAGGGAGCGGCACGGAGCGCAGGTGCGGGGCTGGTTCGACGCGCTGGCGGAGCTGGAGGCGCTCTCGTGCCTGGCGGGGCTCGCGTACGATCGGCCGGGCTTCACCTGGCCCACGCTGGAGGAAGGCGGGCCGAAGGTGAAGGCCACGGGAGTGGGCCACCCGCTGCTGGACGAGCCGGTGCTCAACGACGTGGAGCTACCGGGGCCAGGGTGCGCCCTGCTGCTCACGGGCTCCAACATGTCGGGCAAGACGACGCTGCTGCGAGCGCTCGGGCTGAACTCGGTGCTGGCATTGGCGGGAGCCCCGGTGTGCGCGCGGTCCTTCACGCTGACGCCGCTGCAGGTGCTGACGAGCATGCGGGTGAAGGACTCGCTGGAGCGGGGCGTGTCGTACTTCTACGCGGAGGTGCAGCGCATCAAGGCCGTGCTGGACGCGGCGGTGGCGGCGAAGGGCCACGCCCTGTTCCTGCTGGATGAGATCCTCCTCGGGACGAACACGCGGGAGCGGCAGATCGCCTCTCGCGAGGTGCTGCGCCTGCTGCTGAAGACGGGGGCCTGCGGCGGAGTGACGACGCACGACCTGTCGCTGGCGAACCTGGCGGAGGAGCACGGCGGGAAGGTGGTGAACATGCACTTCCGCGACCACCTGGAGAACGGGAAGATGGTGTTCGACTACAAGCTGCGCGCCGGGGTCGTGGACACCACGAATGCGTTGCGCGTGCTGAAGATGGCCGGAGTCCCCGTGGAGGATCCGGAGCAGTCTCCCCCGTCCTCCGAGAGCGGCTTGGGGTGA
- the mrpC gene encoding Crp/Fnr family transcriptional regulator MrpC: MHGFNRPLGPIGSNVVAPIQTTSSGMLVTANKLIPGQEAIDFKGYFKVESFPHNSVIYRPGDTTDRVYLLKSGRVRLMRLGKNSSRSVVSILRPGDLFGELFRPEGTPVEEMAIASGEAEVWSIEGRDFRAQLEARPALAVDVVRAYAERVRALRKRVLGLTFKEVPARLADTLLTLAEAHGERCPHGGETDLRGITQQDLADLVGASRSFVSTLINEMKRDGVLGNVGRILCIRDQKALRKLASKEK; this comes from the coding sequence ATGCACGGTTTCAATCGCCCCCTCGGTCCCATCGGCTCCAACGTCGTCGCCCCCATCCAGACCACCAGCTCCGGAATGCTGGTCACGGCGAACAAGCTGATCCCCGGCCAGGAGGCCATCGACTTCAAGGGTTACTTCAAGGTCGAGTCCTTCCCGCACAACTCCGTCATCTACCGCCCCGGCGACACCACGGATCGCGTGTACCTGCTCAAGAGCGGCCGCGTGCGCCTGATGCGGCTGGGCAAGAACAGCTCGCGCTCGGTGGTGAGCATCCTTCGCCCGGGCGACCTGTTCGGCGAGCTCTTCCGCCCCGAGGGGACCCCGGTGGAGGAGATGGCCATCGCCTCCGGTGAGGCCGAGGTGTGGAGCATCGAGGGCCGCGACTTCCGCGCGCAGCTCGAGGCCCGTCCGGCCCTGGCGGTGGACGTGGTCCGCGCCTACGCCGAGCGCGTGCGTGCCCTGCGCAAGCGCGTGCTGGGCCTGACCTTCAAGGAAGTGCCCGCCCGTCTGGCGGACACCCTCCTGACGCTGGCGGAGGCCCACGGCGAGCGCTGCCCGCACGGCGGCGAGACCGACCTGCGCGGCATCACCCAGCAGGATCTGGCGGACCTGGTGGGCGCCTCCCGCTCGTTCGTGTCCACGCTCATCAACGAGATGAAGCGCGACGGCGTGCTGGGCAACGTGGGCCGCATCCTCTGCATCCGTGATCAGAAGGCGCTGCGCAAGCTGGCTTCCAAGGAGAAGTGA
- a CDS encoding sigma-54-dependent transcriptional regulator, whose protein sequence is METLLIVDDDLSLLESLKMHFEDIEHEGAPRYQVVTATSAAEALRVAHEIMPGVVILDMKLPDRTGLDIIEEMKSLCGDARIILVTAFHDMETTIRAMKAGAFDYIHKPFPDLTALDIVVSRALEYRQLSRRAATVNVETAAARLGDIVGTSPLIQQLVKEIGKVSASRATVLINGESGTGKELIARVIHNYSYDEPKPFIGINCSAIVDTLLESELFGHEKGAFTGANAVKPGKFELAEDGTIFLDEIGDMSLMLQAKLLRVLQEREFERVGGVKRIKLRARVIAATHRHLADEVASGRFREDLYQRLKVITLQIPPLRERREDIPLLVQHLLERINEKVHKRVTRVPPEVLAHLTRLPWRGNVRELENVLTRAVVLAPGEVLLSENLPALEPAQPEHGPHTNGHAHGPLAPGGSALPNFLVAPIDDPSRIPTLEEAERMLIELTMNVTKGHKGKTCQILGISRPTLERKLQKYGVRQDQQP, encoded by the coding sequence ATGGAGACGCTTCTCATCGTCGACGACGATCTCTCTCTGCTCGAGTCCTTGAAGATGCACTTCGAGGACATCGAGCACGAAGGGGCTCCGCGCTATCAGGTGGTGACGGCGACCAGCGCCGCCGAGGCGCTACGCGTCGCTCACGAGATCATGCCCGGCGTCGTCATCCTCGACATGAAGCTCCCGGACCGCACGGGCCTGGACATCATCGAGGAGATGAAGAGCCTGTGCGGGGATGCGCGCATCATCCTCGTGACGGCCTTCCATGACATGGAGACCACCATCCGGGCCATGAAGGCCGGGGCCTTCGACTACATCCACAAGCCCTTCCCGGACCTCACGGCCCTGGACATCGTGGTGTCGCGTGCCCTGGAGTACCGGCAGCTGTCACGCCGCGCGGCCACGGTGAACGTGGAGACCGCCGCGGCGCGCCTGGGTGACATCGTGGGCACCAGCCCCCTCATCCAGCAGCTCGTCAAGGAGATTGGAAAGGTCTCCGCCAGCCGCGCCACCGTCCTCATCAACGGCGAGAGCGGCACGGGCAAGGAGCTCATCGCCCGCGTCATCCACAACTACTCCTACGACGAGCCCAAGCCCTTCATCGGCATCAACTGCTCGGCCATCGTGGACACGCTGCTGGAAAGCGAGCTGTTCGGCCACGAGAAGGGCGCCTTCACCGGCGCCAACGCCGTCAAGCCGGGCAAGTTCGAGCTGGCCGAGGACGGCACCATCTTCCTGGACGAGATCGGCGACATGTCGCTGATGCTCCAGGCCAAGCTGTTGCGCGTGCTCCAGGAGCGCGAGTTCGAGCGCGTGGGCGGCGTCAAGCGCATCAAACTGCGCGCCCGCGTCATCGCCGCCACCCACCGCCACCTCGCCGACGAGGTCGCCTCCGGGCGCTTCCGCGAGGACCTCTACCAGCGGCTCAAGGTGATCACCCTGCAGATTCCCCCGCTGCGCGAGCGGCGCGAGGACATCCCCCTGCTGGTGCAGCACCTGCTCGAGCGCATCAACGAGAAGGTGCACAAGCGCGTCACCCGGGTGCCCCCCGAGGTGCTGGCCCACCTCACGCGCCTGCCCTGGCGGGGCAACGTGCGCGAGCTGGAGAACGTGCTGACGCGCGCGGTGGTGCTCGCCCCGGGCGAGGTGCTGCTGTCGGAGAACCTACCCGCCCTGGAGCCCGCCCAGCCCGAGCACGGCCCGCACACCAACGGCCACGCCCACGGCCCCCTGGCCCCCGGCGGCTCCGCCCTGCCCAACTTCCTGGTCGCCCCGATCGACGATCCCAGCCGCATCCCCACCCTGGAGGAGGCGGAGCGGATGCTCATCGAGCTGACCATGAACGTGACCAAGGGTCACAAGGGCAAGACGTGCCAGATTCTGGGCATCAGTCGCCCCACCCTGGAGCGCAAGCTCCAGAAGTACGGCGTCCGACAGGATCAGCAGCCGTAG
- a CDS encoding sensor histidine kinase, translating into MATRYVSYLPMNLHLLQAVQISWSPNLGVTRTEGDCETVLHRPASEVMERPLHVVLGTTAEKARQLDALARQDGRAVEFLYVSLGARDPVPLRLTLGMDAGEATAVVVDMRALLEGAPPVQLSGLASQLSHELRNPLSSVKMAVQTLARNTGLSERDQRRLTIANREIRTLERMLWLVSEYGRDSTPNLEQHAPRSLVQEAMAMVAPELAERRVEVRVDEAPDVPRVRVDAGRLRPVLAQVLLNVAMGLTEGGNVEVSILPDAQGRVRMLLKDPAGALPDEERDSLFEPFECRLARGAGLSLAALRRVLVHQGGDVSAETGPDTAAVFTLTFAA; encoded by the coding sequence ATGGCGACTCGTTATGTTTCGTACCTACCCATGAACCTCCACCTGCTGCAAGCCGTACAGATTTCATGGTCCCCCAACCTGGGTGTGACTCGCACCGAGGGGGACTGTGAGACCGTGCTGCACCGCCCCGCTTCGGAAGTGATGGAGCGGCCGCTCCACGTGGTGCTGGGAACCACCGCCGAGAAGGCCCGGCAACTGGATGCCCTGGCCCGCCAGGACGGCCGGGCGGTGGAGTTCCTCTATGTCTCGCTCGGCGCGAGAGATCCGGTGCCGTTGCGACTGACGCTCGGCATGGACGCGGGCGAGGCCACCGCCGTGGTGGTGGACATGCGCGCCCTGCTCGAGGGCGCTCCCCCGGTGCAGCTCTCCGGGCTCGCCTCGCAGCTGAGCCATGAGCTGCGCAACCCGCTCAGCTCGGTGAAGATGGCGGTGCAGACGCTGGCCCGGAACACGGGCCTGTCGGAGAGGGACCAGCGCCGGCTGACCATCGCCAACCGGGAGATCCGCACCCTGGAGCGGATGCTGTGGCTGGTGTCCGAGTACGGCCGGGACAGCACGCCCAACCTGGAGCAGCACGCGCCGCGCTCGCTGGTGCAGGAGGCCATGGCCATGGTGGCCCCGGAGCTGGCCGAGCGCCGCGTGGAGGTGCGCGTGGACGAGGCGCCGGACGTGCCCCGGGTGAGGGTGGACGCGGGACGGCTGCGGCCGGTGCTCGCCCAGGTGCTGCTCAACGTGGCCATGGGGCTCACGGAGGGCGGCAACGTGGAGGTGTCCATCCTCCCGGATGCCCAGGGACGCGTGAGGATGCTGCTGAAGGATCCCGCCGGCGCGCTGCCCGACGAGGAGCGCGACTCCCTCTTCGAGCCCTTCGAGTGCCGCCTGGCCCGGGGGGCGGGTCTGTCTCTCGCGGCCCTGCGCCGCGTTCTCGTGCACCAGGGGGGCGATGTGTCCGCCGAGACCGGCCCCGACACGGCCGCGGTGTTCACGCTCACCTTTGCCGCCTGA